A genomic region of Oceaniferula marina contains the following coding sequences:
- the rpsO gene encoding 30S ribosomal protein S15, producing the protein MSTETEINPKDYQQHDKDTGSADYQIALLTKRIKHLTEHMGEHKKDFASRRGLLTMVAQRRKLLDYLKGQSEERYQKLIKGLGLRR; encoded by the coding sequence ATGAGTACAGAAACTGAAATCAACCCGAAAGACTACCAACAACACGACAAGGACACTGGTAGCGCCGATTACCAAATTGCGCTTCTTACTAAGCGCATCAAGCATCTCACCGAGCACATGGGTGAGCATAAAAAAGACTTCGCCAGCCGTCGTGGACTTCTCACAATGGTGGCTCAGCGCCGTAAACTTCTCGATTACCTCAAAGGGCAATCCGAAGAGCGTTACCAAAAGCTCATTAAGGGCCTTGGACTTCGCCGCTAA